In the Wyeomyia smithii strain HCP4-BCI-WySm-NY-G18 chromosome 2, ASM2978416v1, whole genome shotgun sequence genome, one interval contains:
- the LOC129720961 gene encoding ecdysone-induced protein 74EF-like has translation MPFIDDDLLWCPENDGRMVDLQSCLQEPNGSNQQSDTGGNGCDLNNLEETLCNDSDELLRQLTENTFELEQFFQDFPVTEIKVEENNNDLNLDEETSGQLFLQSCSQLLSSAAAVAVANSQLNALAGECGNLGDGNSALVLANGTNMLVQAAGGGGAGSAECQLQEQFLLAHAQDLLQQQQTRFQQLATNTLLAEKLLQNQTTLTALDGGGLPTTVTTAALGLGTSNQLHGSGRAGKAPDIVIKGNYKSPDNLAGANVIYQAL, from the exons ATGCCATTTATCGACGATGACTTGTTGTGGTGTCCTGAGAACGATGGCCGAATGGTGGATTTGCAGTCTTGCCTTCAG GAACCAAATGGTAGCAACCAACAATCAGACACTGGCGGCAACGGCTGTGATTTGAATAACCTGGAAGAAACGCTTTGTAACGATTCAGATGAATTGTTACGACAATTGACGGAAAACACCTTTGAACTCGAACAGTTCTTTCAGGACTTTCCCGTAACTGAGATTAAAGTT GAGGAAAACAACAATGACCTAAACCTCGATGAGGAAACTAGTGGCCAACTTTTTCTGCAAAGCTGCAGCCAGTTGCTCTCTTCGGCTGCAGCGGTTGCAGTGGCAAACTCGCAACTCAATGCCTTGGCAGGAGAATGTGGCAATCTGGGCGACGGTAACAGCGCCCTCGTACTTGCCAATGGAACGAACATGCTCGTACAGGCAGCCGGCGGTGGGGGTGCCGGTAGTGCCGAATGTCAATTGCAAGAACAGTTTCTGCTAGCGCATGCCCAAGATCTGCTACAGCAGCAGCAAACTCGCTTCCAGCAGTTGGCTACAAATACACTGCTGGCTGAGAAACTGCTGCAGAATCAAACCACGCTGACCGCCCTCGATGGCGGAGGATTACCGACGACGGTGACGACGGCCGCTCTTGGACTGGGAACGTCAAACCAGCTGCATGGTTCGGGACGAGCCGGAAAGGCACCGGATATCGTAATTAAAG
- the LOC129720962 gene encoding U7 snRNA-associated Sm-like protein LSm11, with product MSDSESDSQESSSSTGSPTEFDLASTGFKPLRVLYSRKAQVPVPAATLLDNVSQFESKFKLLGGYDQAYSLERVSEAQAASSSKKLAVPQGQVPVRRFQPHQGLVEVSRPARLRRSIFTKLDLFEGPMECLRGWMEKRVRVKVYTRKQKGVRGYVTGFVEIFDKQWNMALTDVFESWKRRKYRYSQNKVCALGEPTDCSEQLRKMGIRVPDVSVKAIDRKYVQCTRRVPQIMIRGEQVVLVTPDPSEEAKQVDPGS from the exons ATGAGTGATAGCGAAAGCGATTCGCAAGAGTCTAGCAGCTCAACAGGTAGTCCGACGGAGTTCGATCTCGCCAGCACGGGTTTCAAACCACTGCGGGTGCTTTACTCTCGCAAAGCGCAAGTTCCAGTTCCAGCTGCTACCCTACTGGATAATGTATCTCAGTTCGAGTCCAAGTTTAAGCTATTGGGTGGATACGATCAAGCTTATTCACTGGAAAGGGTTAGCGAGGCACAAGCGGCATCTTCGTCGAAAAAGCTTGCAGTGCCACAGGGACAAGTTCCGGTACGACGTTTTCAACCCCATCAAG GGCTAGTTGAAGTATCAAGACCAGCACGCTTACGGCGAAGCATTTTCACCAAATTGGATCTTTTCGAAGGGCCAATGGAGTGTCTTCGCGGCTGGATGGAGAAACGAGTGAGGGTTAAAGTTTACACCAGAAAGCAGAAAGGTGTCCGCGGGTACGTCACAGGATTCGTGgagatttttgacaaacagTGGAACATGGCTCTGACGGATGTGTTCGAATCCTGGAAGCGGAGAAAGTATCGCTATTCGCAAAACAAAGTTTGCGCCCTTGGCGAGCCAACGGATTGCAGTGAGCAGCTGCGGAAAATGGGAATCCGGGTGCCGGATGTTAGTGTTAAAGCGATCGATAGAAAGTACGTGCAGTGTACCCGCAGGGTACCCCAGATTATGATCCGCGGCGAGCAGGTCGTGCTGGTGACACCAGATCCTAGTGAAGAGGCCAAGCAGGTTGATCCGGGTAGCTAG